The Methylobacterium currus genome contains a region encoding:
- a CDS encoding GtrA family protein, whose protein sequence is MASEPRAKLWDADALAALARQFLSYVGVSLAALAVHYALLAALVETGRADPVPAALAGYLAGAVVSYGLNRRLTYASARPHAEATWRFGVVAAIGFGLTWLIMAGLTRGFGLPYLPAQLLATGVVVFWNFLGHRLWTFAGRPVPVLSEETSGVR, encoded by the coding sequence GTGGCGAGCGAACCGAGAGCGAAGCTGTGGGATGCCGACGCGCTGGCGGCTCTTGCGCGGCAATTCCTCTCTTATGTCGGTGTGAGCCTCGCGGCGCTCGCCGTGCATTACGCCCTGCTCGCCGCCCTGGTCGAGACCGGCCGCGCCGATCCGGTGCCGGCGGCGCTCGCCGGCTACCTCGCCGGCGCGGTGGTCTCCTACGGGCTCAACCGCCGCCTGACCTATGCGAGCGCCCGGCCCCATGCCGAGGCGACCTGGCGCTTCGGCGTCGTGGCGGCCATCGGCTTCGGGCTGACCTGGCTGATCATGGCGGGGCTCACCCGCGGGTTCGGCCTGCCCTACCTGCCGGCCCAGCTGCTGGCGACCGGCGTCGTGGTGTTCTGGAATTTCCTCGGCCATCGCCTGTGGACCTTCGCCGGCAGGCCGGTGCCGGTCTTGTCGGAAGAGACGTCGGGGGTGCGGTGA
- a CDS encoding SDR family NAD(P)-dependent oxidoreductase gives MAENGDRRGDARWTLVTGASSGIGAEIARAFARRGRPLVLSARRVDRLEALAADLPVPVAVIPADLAAPGAAEGLIAAVAARGIPLHTLVNNAGFGLRGRLSALPAQDQTEMVAVNVTAPTVLSRLVLPGLIARRSGGILNVASVVAYLPGPNMAAYYASKAYLLSLSEALYEEARPHGVTVTAVCPGATATEFSERADVGGAKRFTGNVMAPDAVAEAAVAGHLAGRAVVIPGAANRAAVIGARLMPRWLSRKVAARLQG, from the coding sequence GTGGCCGAGAACGGGGACAGGAGGGGAGATGCGCGCTGGACGCTGGTCACCGGCGCGTCGAGCGGAATCGGCGCCGAGATCGCCCGGGCCTTCGCCCGGCGCGGGCGACCGCTGGTGCTGAGCGCCCGGCGGGTGGACCGCCTGGAGGCGCTGGCGGCGGACCTGCCCGTCCCGGTCGCGGTGATCCCGGCCGACCTCGCGGCACCGGGCGCCGCCGAGGGCCTGATCGCGGCGGTCGCGGCGCGGGGCATTCCTCTCCACACCCTCGTCAACAATGCGGGCTTCGGCCTGCGCGGCCGCCTCAGCGCCCTGCCGGCGCAGGACCAGACCGAGATGGTGGCGGTGAATGTCACGGCGCCGACCGTGCTCAGCCGCCTGGTGCTGCCCGGCCTGATCGCCCGGCGCTCCGGCGGCATCCTCAACGTCGCCTCTGTGGTCGCCTACCTGCCGGGTCCCAACATGGCGGCCTACTATGCCAGCAAGGCCTACCTCCTGTCGCTGTCGGAGGCCCTCTACGAGGAGGCGCGGCCGCACGGCGTGACCGTCACGGCCGTCTGTCCCGGCGCCACCGCGACGGAGTTTTCGGAGCGGGCCGATGTCGGCGGCGCCAAGCGCTTCACCGGCAACGTGATGGCGCCGGACGCGGTGGCCGAGGCGGCGGTCGCCGGCCATCTCGCCGGCCGTGCGGTGGTGATCCCCGGAGCGGCCAACCGGGCCGCGGTGATCGGCGCCCGCCTGATGCCGCGCTGGCTCAGCCGAAAGGTGGCGGCTCGCCTGCAAGGATGA
- the carB gene encoding carbamoyl-phosphate synthase large subunit, which translates to MPKRTDLSSILIIGAGPIVIGQACEFDYSGTQACKALREEGYRIILVNSNPATIMTDPDLADATYVEPITPEIVARIIEKERPDALLPTMGGQTALNCALSLKRMGVLEKFGVQMIGATAEAIDKAEDRSLFRDAMTKIGLETPKSALANASAAKKADREKYLAEVARIEAAESDPQSRKAALAAFEKKWASGENDRRKRYGEHAIGQALVALAEVGLPAIIRPSFTMGGTGGGIAYNREEFLDIVERGIDASPTNEVLIEESVLGWKEYEMEVVRDRADNCIIVCSIENLDPMGVHTGDSITVAPALTLTDKEYQRMRDASLAVLREIGVETGGSNVQFAVDPATGRMIVIEMNPRVSRSSALASKATGFPIAKVAAKLAVGYTLDEIANDITGGATPASFEPTIDYVVTKIPRFAFEKFPGAEPTLTTAMKSVGEAMAIGRTFSESLQKALRSLETGLTGLDEIEIEGLGKGDDRNAIKAAIGTPTPDRLLKVAQALRLGVSHEEVHASCKIDPWFLEQLQGIIDLETKVKRFGLPKTEGAFRQLKAAGFSDARLAVLAGTDEGAVRDARRSLRVRPVFKRIDTCAAEFKSPTAYMYSTYVAPFAGAMADEALPSDKKKVIILGGGPNRIGQGIEFDYCCCHACFALSDAGYETIMVNCNPETVSTDYDTSDRLYFEPLTAEDVLEIIETERQAGTLHGVIVQFGGQTPLKLARALEEAGVPILGTSPDAIDLAEDRDRFKRLLDKLHLKQPKNGIAYSVEQSRLIAADLGLPFVVRPSYVLGGRAMAIIHDETQFADYLLDTLPSLIPSDVKARYPNDKTGQINTVLGKNPLLFDRYLSDAIEVDVDAVSDGKDVFIAGIMEHIEEAGIHSGDSACSLPPRSLSAETIAELERQTRGLALALEVGGLMNVQYAIKDGMIYVLEVNPRASRTVPFVAKVIGEPIAKIAARVMAGEPLASFGLKPKTLPHIAVKEAVFPFARFPGVDVLLGPEMRSTGEVIGLDRGFGVAFAKSQLGSGTQVPKAGTVFVSVRDGDKARILPSIKLLAELGFTVLATTGTQRYLVENGVACARINKVLEGRPHVVDAIKNGEIHLVFNTTEGAGALSDSRSLRRAALLHKVPYYTTLAGAMAAAEGIKAYLGGDLEVRALQEYFAA; encoded by the coding sequence ATGCCCAAGCGCACCGATCTCTCCTCCATCCTCATCATCGGCGCGGGCCCGATCGTCATCGGGCAGGCATGCGAGTTCGATTATTCCGGCACGCAGGCCTGCAAGGCCCTGCGTGAGGAAGGCTACCGGATCATCCTGGTCAACTCGAATCCGGCGACGATCATGACCGATCCGGATCTCGCCGACGCCACCTATGTCGAGCCGATCACGCCGGAGATCGTCGCCCGCATCATCGAGAAGGAGCGGCCCGACGCCCTCCTGCCGACCATGGGCGGGCAGACCGCGCTGAACTGCGCCCTCTCGCTCAAGCGCATGGGCGTGCTGGAAAAATTCGGCGTGCAGATGATCGGCGCCACCGCGGAGGCGATCGACAAGGCGGAGGATCGCAGCCTCTTCCGCGACGCGATGACCAAGATCGGGCTCGAGACCCCGAAATCGGCGCTGGCCAACGCCTCGGCGGCCAAGAAGGCCGACCGGGAGAAGTACCTCGCCGAGGTGGCCCGCATCGAGGCGGCCGAGAGCGACCCGCAGTCCCGCAAGGCGGCGCTCGCCGCCTTCGAGAAGAAGTGGGCCTCCGGCGAGAACGACCGGCGCAAGCGCTACGGCGAGCACGCGATCGGCCAGGCGCTGGTGGCTTTGGCCGAGGTCGGCCTGCCGGCGATCATCCGGCCGTCCTTCACGATGGGCGGCACCGGCGGAGGCATCGCCTATAACCGGGAGGAGTTCCTCGACATCGTCGAACGCGGCATCGACGCCTCGCCGACCAACGAGGTGCTGATCGAGGAATCGGTGCTGGGCTGGAAGGAGTACGAGATGGAGGTCGTCCGCGATCGTGCGGACAACTGCATCATCGTCTGCTCGATCGAGAACCTCGACCCGATGGGGGTGCATACCGGCGACTCGATCACGGTGGCGCCGGCGCTGACGCTGACCGACAAGGAATACCAGCGCATGCGCGACGCCTCGCTCGCGGTCCTGCGCGAGATCGGCGTCGAGACCGGCGGCTCGAACGTGCAGTTCGCCGTCGATCCGGCCACCGGCCGGATGATCGTGATCGAGATGAACCCGCGCGTGTCGCGCTCCTCGGCGCTCGCCTCGAAGGCGACCGGCTTCCCGATCGCCAAGGTCGCGGCCAAGCTCGCCGTCGGCTACACCCTCGACGAGATCGCCAACGACATCACGGGCGGTGCCACCCCGGCCTCGTTCGAGCCGACGATCGACTACGTCGTCACCAAGATCCCGCGCTTCGCCTTCGAGAAGTTCCCGGGCGCCGAGCCGACGCTGACCACCGCCATGAAGTCGGTCGGCGAGGCGATGGCGATCGGCCGCACCTTCTCCGAGTCGCTCCAGAAGGCCCTGCGCTCGCTGGAGACCGGCCTCACCGGCCTCGACGAGATCGAGATCGAGGGCCTCGGCAAGGGCGACGACCGCAACGCCATCAAGGCGGCGATCGGCACCCCGACCCCCGACCGGCTGCTCAAGGTGGCGCAGGCTTTGCGCCTCGGCGTCAGCCACGAGGAGGTCCACGCCTCCTGCAAGATCGACCCGTGGTTCCTGGAGCAGCTCCAGGGCATCATCGATCTCGAGACGAAGGTGAAGCGCTTCGGCCTGCCGAAGACCGAAGGCGCCTTCCGCCAGCTCAAGGCGGCGGGTTTTTCCGATGCGCGCCTCGCCGTGCTCGCCGGCACGGACGAGGGTGCGGTGCGCGACGCCCGCCGGTCGCTCCGCGTGCGGCCGGTCTTCAAGCGGATCGACACCTGCGCGGCCGAGTTCAAGTCGCCGACGGCCTATATGTACTCGACCTACGTCGCCCCCTTCGCGGGCGCGATGGCCGACGAGGCGCTGCCCTCGGACAAGAAGAAGGTGATCATCCTCGGCGGCGGCCCGAACCGGATCGGCCAGGGCATCGAGTTCGACTATTGCTGCTGCCACGCCTGCTTCGCGCTCTCGGATGCGGGTTACGAGACCATCATGGTCAACTGCAATCCGGAGACGGTCTCGACCGACTACGACACCTCGGACCGGCTCTATTTCGAGCCGCTGACCGCCGAGGACGTGCTGGAGATCATCGAGACCGAGCGGCAGGCCGGCACGCTCCACGGCGTCATCGTGCAGTTCGGCGGCCAGACCCCGCTGAAGCTCGCCCGCGCCCTCGAGGAGGCCGGGGTGCCGATCCTCGGCACCTCGCCGGACGCGATCGACCTCGCCGAGGACCGCGACCGCTTCAAGCGCCTGCTCGACAAGCTGCACCTGAAGCAGCCGAAGAACGGCATCGCCTATTCGGTGGAGCAGAGCCGGCTCATCGCCGCCGATCTCGGCCTGCCCTTCGTGGTGCGCCCCTCCTACGTGCTCGGCGGGCGCGCGATGGCGATCATCCACGACGAGACCCAGTTCGCCGACTACCTGCTCGACACCCTGCCGAGCCTGATCCCGTCGGACGTGAAGGCCCGTTACCCCAACGACAAGACCGGCCAGATCAACACCGTCCTGGGCAAGAACCCGCTCCTGTTCGACCGCTACCTGTCGGACGCGATCGAGGTCGACGTCGACGCGGTCTCGGACGGGAAGGATGTCTTCATCGCCGGCATCATGGAGCACATCGAGGAGGCGGGCATCCACTCGGGGGACTCGGCCTGCTCGCTGCCGCCGCGCTCGCTCTCAGCCGAAACCATCGCCGAGCTGGAGCGCCAGACCCGCGGCCTCGCGCTCGCGCTCGAGGTCGGCGGCCTGATGAACGTGCAATACGCGATCAAGGACGGGATGATCTACGTCCTGGAGGTGAACCCGCGGGCGTCGCGCACGGTGCCGTTCGTCGCCAAGGTGATCGGCGAGCCGATCGCCAAGATCGCCGCCCGGGTCATGGCCGGCGAGCCCCTCGCCTCCTTCGGCCTCAAGCCCAAGACCCTGCCGCACATCGCCGTCAAGGAAGCGGTCTTCCCCTTCGCCCGCTTCCCCGGGGTCGACGTGCTGCTCGGGCCGGAGATGCGCTCGACCGGCGAGGTGATCGGCCTCGACCGCGGCTTCGGCGTCGCCTTCGCCAAGAGCCAGCTCGGCTCCGGCACCCAGGTGCCGAAGGCCGGCACGGTCTTCGTCTCGGTGCGCGACGGCGACAAGGCGCGCATCCTGCCATCGATCAAGCTGCTCGCCGAACTCGGCTTCACGGTGCTCGCCACCACCGGCACGCAGCGCTACCTCGTCGAGAACGGCGTGGCTTGCGCCCGCATCAACAAGGTGCTGGAGGGCCGGCCGCACGTGGTCGACGCGATCAAGAACGGCGAGATCCACCTGGTGTTCAACACCACCGAGGGGGCGGGCGCGCTGTCCGACTCCCGGTCCCTGCGCCGGGCCGCCCTCTTGCATAAAGTGCCGTACTACACCACTCTCGCGGGAGCGATGGCGGCCGCAGAGGGAATCAAGGCCTATCTCGGGGGCGATCTCGAGGTCCGGGCCCTGCAGGAATATTTCGCGGCGTGA
- the greA gene encoding transcription elongation factor GreA, translating into MDKVPITVRGFAALEAELKRRQQEERPRIIQAIAEARALGDLSENAEYHAAKEAQSHNEGRVLELESLISRAEVIDVSKLSGTKVKFGATVKLIDEDTEEEKTYQIVGEPEADVHAGRVSITSPIARALIGKAVGDTVEVVTPGGGKSYEIVGIQFGA; encoded by the coding sequence ATGGACAAGGTTCCGATCACGGTACGGGGATTCGCGGCTCTGGAGGCGGAGCTGAAGCGCCGCCAGCAGGAGGAGCGTCCGCGGATCATCCAGGCGATCGCGGAGGCCCGCGCGCTCGGCGACCTGTCGGAGAATGCCGAGTACCACGCCGCCAAGGAGGCACAGTCGCACAACGAGGGCCGGGTGCTGGAGCTGGAGAGCCTGATCTCCCGCGCCGAGGTCATCGACGTGTCGAAGCTCTCGGGGACGAAGGTCAAGTTCGGCGCCACCGTCAAGCTGATCGACGAGGACACCGAGGAGGAGAAGACCTACCAGATCGTCGGCGAGCCCGAGGCCGACGTGCATGCCGGCCGGGTCTCGATCACCTCGCCCATCGCCCGCGCCCTGATCGGCAAGGCCGTCGGCGACACCGTCGAGGTCGTCACCCCGGGCGGCGGCAAGTCCTACGAAATCGTCGGCATCCAGTTCGGCGCTTAG
- a CDS encoding type II toxin-antitoxin system PrlF family antitoxin, whose protein sequence is MDEGDTMSLRRAENDTDPVVDALLTFLARDMADNPLHITVIPAGLAARMAAFTAGIAVDLDDDIDGTVIL, encoded by the coding sequence GTGGACGAGGGCGACACGATGAGTCTGCGCCGCGCGGAGAACGACACGGACCCTGTGGTCGACGCCCTTCTGACGTTTCTCGCGCGGGACATGGCCGACAACCCGTTGCATATCACGGTGATTCCGGCCGGCCTCGCGGCACGGATGGCCGCCTTCACGGCGGGGATCGCCGTCGATCTCGACGACGACATCGACGGCACCGTGATTCTCTGA
- a CDS encoding peptidoglycan-binding domain-containing protein has product MSEAPARKPVEATARRHDSDVALTAEARPAPRPRPAARAPRAPRSAPRPAGPLDRLRLRADRILRHPAGIVGGLLALGAVAAVAANALSFQTGRHPAPLFAKAPPLPGLAPAGEAAPTATAKAEAPRSTGDAGPREAAARPKPDGIGALIRGEDHGTASVTPKAAPAKAVAAKAAPAKEAPARDAAGKDTAGKDTAGKPAPVREARAAEPVKASALHAAPAPGAKPDKAVAYAQRALIKLGYGPLTVDGIAGPTTRAALARFERERRLPGASVARRTLQELEARSGLKPE; this is encoded by the coding sequence ATGTCCGAGGCGCCGGCCCGGAAGCCCGTCGAGGCGACAGCCCGGCGACACGATTCCGACGTGGCGCTGACCGCCGAGGCGCGGCCGGCGCCGCGCCCGCGTCCGGCCGCCCGGGCGCCGCGCGCGCCCCGGAGCGCCCCGCGTCCCGCCGGTCCCCTCGACCGCCTGCGGCTCCGGGCCGACCGGATCCTGCGCCATCCGGCCGGCATCGTCGGCGGCCTCCTCGCCCTCGGGGCGGTGGCGGCGGTGGCGGCGAACGCCCTCAGCTTCCAGACCGGCCGCCATCCGGCGCCCCTCTTCGCCAAGGCCCCGCCGCTCCCGGGCCTCGCGCCCGCGGGCGAGGCCGCGCCCACCGCGACGGCGAAGGCCGAGGCGCCGCGCAGTACGGGCGACGCGGGACCGCGCGAGGCCGCGGCGCGGCCCAAGCCGGACGGGATCGGCGCGCTGATCCGGGGCGAGGATCACGGGACCGCCTCGGTCACCCCGAAGGCCGCGCCGGCCAAGGCTGTGGCCGCGAAGGCGGCACCGGCGAAGGAGGCTCCCGCCAGGGACGCGGCCGGCAAGGATACCGCCGGCAAGGATACCGCTGGCAAGCCTGCGCCGGTCCGGGAGGCGAGGGCGGCGGAGCCGGTGAAGGCCTCGGCGCTCCACGCCGCGCCGGCTCCCGGCGCCAAACCCGACAAGGCGGTCGCCTACGCGCAGCGCGCCCTGATCAAGCTCGGCTACGGCCCGCTCACCGTAGACGGCATCGCCGGTCCGACCACCCGCGCCGCGCTCGCCCGCTTCGAGCGGGAACGCCGCCTGCCCGGCGCGAGCGTGGCGCGCCGGACCCTGCAGGAACTCGAGGCACGCTCGGGGCTCAAGCCGGAATAG
- a CDS encoding sensor histidine kinase, translated as MRINSAFASLIDARLTGLVHDSAAGDPAERARHERFLISRLATGAVLMAMLPPYLLWRGVPTLVEATAACCLMLPVVAALLLARTGNLTLAHGLSSAALTGLVVCLASLTGGPTSAAAMWLVMIPVEALLAGSHRAALVAAVFAMLGAVAVAVIEPTPGLGFFAWPAALAMPVFAITAICHVLALSLEHRRREGRWSDRLHAATLRDALLLDAIDDLVTWHDRTGSVLRASPAARSLAGTTPDALEGRGLFNRVHVSDRPAFLTALSDAAGQAQPVTVQFRLHAAGGTGEAGRVIWAEMRAHRVPGAAMPEAGETAVVAVTRDVSEHRRRAEELDQARAAAERADEVKSRFLATVSHELRTPLNAIIGFSEMLEAESTLALGPERRREYAGIIHSSGQHLLEVVNALLDMSRIQSGNFDYAPEPFDLAGLARGVCDLMQIRADQGGVRLRREIAADLPEVTADARACRQMLINLLSNAVKFTPRGGDVVLSVRRVFDRVEMAVVDTGIGIAEADLPRLGDPFFQAGLGAGAGYGRPHEGTGLGLSVVRGLVGLHHGELTVESSPSCGTRVIVALPLDCRGARGVPGGPVPIRTGRLARAYVGDMPATMRLTG; from the coding sequence GTGCGTATCAACAGTGCCTTTGCGTCCCTGATCGATGCCCGGCTGACGGGCCTCGTCCACGACTCCGCCGCGGGCGACCCGGCCGAGCGGGCCCGCCACGAGCGGTTCCTGATCTCGCGGCTCGCCACCGGCGCCGTGCTGATGGCGATGCTGCCGCCTTATCTCCTCTGGCGCGGCGTGCCGACGCTGGTCGAGGCGACGGCGGCATGCTGCCTGATGCTGCCCGTGGTGGCGGCCCTGCTCCTGGCGCGTACCGGCAATCTCACCCTCGCCCATGGCCTGTCCTCGGCGGCGCTGACCGGGCTCGTCGTCTGCCTGGCGAGCCTCACCGGCGGCCCGACCTCGGCGGCCGCCATGTGGCTGGTGATGATCCCGGTCGAGGCCCTGCTCGCCGGCTCGCACCGCGCCGCCCTGGTGGCGGCCGTGTTCGCGATGCTGGGGGCGGTGGCGGTCGCGGTGATCGAGCCCACCCCGGGCCTCGGCTTCTTCGCCTGGCCGGCGGCGCTCGCGATGCCGGTCTTCGCCATCACGGCAATCTGCCACGTCCTGGCGCTCTCCCTGGAGCATCGCCGCCGCGAGGGCCGCTGGAGCGACCGGCTGCACGCCGCCACCTTGCGCGACGCGCTGCTCCTCGACGCCATCGACGACCTCGTCACCTGGCACGACCGCACCGGCAGCGTGCTGCGGGCGAGCCCGGCCGCCCGGTCGCTCGCCGGGACGACGCCGGACGCCCTGGAGGGCCGCGGCCTGTTCAACCGCGTCCACGTCTCCGACAGGCCGGCCTTCCTGACCGCGCTCAGCGACGCCGCCGGCCAGGCTCAGCCCGTGACGGTTCAGTTCCGCCTGCACGCTGCCGGCGGGACGGGTGAGGCCGGCCGGGTGATCTGGGCCGAGATGCGGGCCCACCGCGTCCCGGGGGCGGCGATGCCGGAAGCCGGCGAGACCGCCGTGGTGGCGGTGACCCGCGACGTCTCGGAGCACAGGCGCCGGGCCGAGGAGCTCGACCAGGCCCGGGCCGCGGCCGAGCGTGCCGACGAGGTCAAGAGCCGGTTCCTCGCCACGGTGAGCCACGAGCTGCGCACCCCGCTCAACGCCATCATCGGCTTCTCGGAGATGCTGGAGGCCGAATCGACCCTGGCGCTCGGCCCGGAGCGGCGGCGGGAATATGCCGGCATCATCCATTCCTCGGGCCAGCACCTGCTGGAGGTGGTCAACGCACTGCTCGACATGTCGCGGATCCAGAGCGGCAATTTCGACTACGCGCCCGAGCCGTTCGACCTCGCCGGCCTCGCCCGCGGCGTCTGCGACCTGATGCAGATCCGCGCCGACCAGGGCGGCGTGCGCCTGCGCCGCGAGATCGCCGCCGATCTGCCGGAGGTCACGGCGGATGCCCGCGCCTGCCGGCAGATGCTGATCAATCTCCTGTCGAACGCCGTGAAGTTCACGCCGCGCGGCGGCGACGTCGTGCTCTCGGTGCGCCGGGTGTTCGACCGGGTCGAGATGGCGGTGGTCGATACCGGGATCGGCATCGCAGAGGCCGACCTGCCGCGGCTCGGCGACCCGTTCTTCCAGGCCGGCCTCGGCGCCGGCGCCGGCTATGGCCGCCCGCACGAGGGTACGGGCCTGGGGCTCTCGGTGGTGCGCGGCCTCGTCGGGCTGCATCACGGCGAGCTCACGGTCGAGAGCAGCCCGTCCTGCGGCACCCGGGTGATCGTCGCCCTGCCGCTCGATTGCCGCGGCGCCCGCGGCGTGCCGGGCGGTCCGGTGCCGATCCGGACCGGACGTCTCGCCAGGGCCTATGTCGGCGACATGCCGGCCACGATGCGGCTGACGGGCTGA
- a CDS encoding heavy-metal-associated domain-containing protein, producing the protein MTDGSGERMELLMKVEGMTCQGCVAAVTKAVQRLDPAAQVSVDLEAGRVAVVTDAQALDVAQALGRAGYEAEAMTG; encoded by the coding sequence ATGACGGATGGGTCCGGCGAGCGGATGGAACTCCTGATGAAGGTCGAGGGCATGACCTGCCAGGGTTGCGTCGCGGCGGTGACCAAGGCGGTCCAGCGCCTCGACCCGGCGGCGCAGGTGAGCGTGGACCTGGAGGCCGGCCGCGTCGCGGTCGTCACCGACGCCCAGGCCCTCGACGTGGCCCAGGCGCTCGGCCGCGCCGGGTACGAGGCCGAAGCCATGACGGGGTAG
- a CDS encoding EAL domain-containing protein has protein sequence MALISGRRAGGSSVSRIALSLSLLLAGGLCVAVSFLPTPLLGPVAGAALAAAVIGGVATVLTLRRASRLARQVERLSGEIDLLSRRLLTVEQREAPAVPAAKLENGLSELTAEIGLLGGIVRELAMAVAAQDEDLTRLKAGPIAADQPVAPVPVPPVPVPPVQVPPVQVPPVQVPPVQVQATPVQAAAFPHPAAPGLATAPNFAAAPLQPAPTRAEPPQDYAAALSAALAPVQPPAAVHPAAPSWMVEPAAARAASAVPSPAPAAPPADPILPREAAPAPRRPFVPEPAAEIRPDAEILAALAQGLEVHLQPVVSLPQRKVAFYEALARLRVGDALLSPAEFVRVLERHGRTTELDRLMLARVTAIGQHLASRGSETPVAYALSPGSLFEPGFLRAVARLIDLHPELAGRLILALPQRSWRSLDAEQASALNALRERIGLAVDRVADPGLDTPALAARGVSYAKVGLDTLLGEHGAALAVSLAQAGIRLVAEGVEREADVPDLIDLDLPLAQGAVFSPPRVVRPEVLSPPAPEPVPEPNPPADDPPPVRRAFRDVLRRAV, from the coding sequence ATGGCCCTCATTTCCGGCCGGCGCGCCGGCGGGTCGTCGGTGAGCCGGATAGCCCTCAGCCTCTCCCTCCTCCTGGCGGGCGGCCTCTGCGTCGCCGTCTCGTTCCTGCCCACGCCTCTCCTCGGGCCCGTGGCCGGAGCCGCGCTGGCGGCAGCCGTCATCGGCGGAGTGGCCACCGTGCTCACCCTGCGCCGCGCCAGCCGCCTCGCCCGTCAGGTCGAGAGGCTGTCGGGCGAGATCGACCTGCTCTCCCGCCGCCTGCTGACGGTGGAGCAACGGGAGGCCCCGGCGGTGCCGGCCGCCAAGCTGGAGAACGGCCTGTCGGAGCTCACAGCCGAGATCGGCCTGCTCGGCGGCATCGTGCGCGAGCTTGCCATGGCGGTGGCGGCCCAGGACGAGGACCTGACCCGGCTGAAGGCCGGGCCGATCGCCGCGGACCAGCCGGTTGCGCCCGTGCCAGTTCCCCCTGTGCCAGTTCCCCCCGTGCAAGTGCCGCCCGTGCAAGTGCCGCCCGTGCAAGTGCCGCCCGTGCAGGTTCAGGCGACGCCGGTGCAGGCTGCGGCTTTTCCGCACCCGGCGGCTCCCGGGCTAGCGACGGCCCCCAATTTTGCGGCCGCGCCCTTGCAGCCTGCGCCCACGCGCGCGGAGCCGCCGCAGGACTATGCCGCGGCCTTGTCCGCCGCGCTCGCGCCCGTGCAGCCGCCGGCGGCCGTTCATCCCGCGGCCCCGTCCTGGATGGTCGAGCCCGCGGCGGCGCGGGCCGCGTCGGCCGTCCCCTCGCCGGCCCCCGCCGCGCCTCCGGCCGACCCGATCCTGCCGCGGGAGGCCGCCCCCGCGCCGCGCCGGCCCTTCGTGCCCGAGCCCGCCGCCGAGATCCGCCCGGACGCCGAGATCCTCGCCGCCCTCGCCCAGGGGCTCGAAGTCCACCTTCAGCCGGTCGTCAGCCTGCCGCAGCGCAAGGTGGCGTTCTACGAGGCCCTGGCCCGCCTGCGCGTCGGCGACGCCCTGCTGTCGCCGGCGGAGTTCGTCCGGGTGCTGGAGCGGCACGGGCGCACCACCGAGCTCGACCGGCTGATGCTCGCCCGCGTGACGGCGATCGGTCAGCACCTCGCCTCCCGCGGCAGCGAGACGCCGGTTGCCTATGCCCTGTCGCCCGGATCGCTGTTCGAGCCCGGCTTCCTGCGGGCGGTGGCCCGCCTGATCGACCTGCACCCGGAGCTGGCCGGCCGGCTGATCCTGGCGCTGCCGCAGCGCAGCTGGCGCAGCCTCGACGCCGAGCAGGCCAGCGCGCTCAATGCCCTGCGCGAGCGGATCGGGCTCGCGGTCGACCGGGTGGCCGATCCGGGCCTCGACACCCCCGCCCTCGCGGCCCGTGGGGTGAGCTACGCCAAGGTCGGCCTCGACACCCTGCTCGGCGAGCACGGCGCCGCGCTCGCCGTCTCCCTGGCGCAGGCCGGGATCCGGCTGGTTGCGGAGGGCGTCGAGCGCGAGGCCGACGTGCCGGACCTGATCGACCTCGACCTGCCGCTCGCGCAAGGCGCGGTGTTCTCGCCGCCCCGCGTGGTCCGTCCCGAGGTGCTCTCGCCGCCCGCGCCGGAGCCCGTGCCCGAGCCGAATCCGCCGGCGGACGACCCGCCGCCGGTGCGCCGCGCCTTCCGGGACGTGCTGCGAAGAGCCGTGTGA